In the genome of Osmerus mordax isolate fOsmMor3 chromosome 10, fOsmMor3.pri, whole genome shotgun sequence, the window gtgtgtgtgtgtgtgtgtgtgtgtgtgtgtgtgtgtgtgtaagacagacaggcagagactgtTAGCTGTTAATGTTCTGTCAATTCTTATTGGTACTGCCAATCCTGAATAAGAGCTTTTAAGGAAGAAAAGTGAATCAAACTCAGCATGGAAACTCCTGGTATGTTGACAGGTCAGATAGACAGAGCTTTGTCCTCTTGGGCTTTCAGGAAGTTTTACAGGCACTTAACTCCATGATCTAGTAATCCATGGAGGAAACAGTTTGGACAAGAGAATGTGTGGAGTAAACAAGACAAAGTCCAGAGTTAAGAAACCCAAGGATAACTCATTGAGCTGACATTAtacattaatgtgtgtgtgtgtctgttagtgtgtgagtgatatatacgtgtgtgtgtgcagctctgtTGCTGTTGAAAGGCGTACTCTTCATATGTCTATAGACAAACAGcaccagtgtgtgcatgtgtgaggggGATGTGTGAAGGTGTGACTTATGTtattacccccctccccccctccaggatgTCCCTCCACACTACCACAGCAGACAGTCTCTAGTGGGATGCTCCTACAACCAGCAGGGTGCTGGTACAACCCCCGGAGAGATGGACCCCCAGGTacatacctctctcctccagccatccatccatcctctctcctccctccctccctccctccctcctgttccctctctcctctcgtccttcTCACCAGAGACagtaggagaaggaggaaggttgTACCAGCTCCTGTCCCTTCATCGACTCTGAGAGCAAGTtcagtgagaggctggaggaagtCTTtctgttttgagttaatgttaCACAGACGCTTGAAGGGGAATCGTAATGTGATTGCTTTTAACACGGGTGATTTAACAGCACAGTTTGTACTGTACGATGTCTGACATTTTTATATGACTGGTGACGGTTTCTAATGAGTTGGAAATGTGACCAGTCAGATGATCAGGCATAATTTCACCTAATGTTCAGTCATGAATAATTATATTAGGATCAGTAACCAATCAGTTCAAGACACAAGTTAGTGAACCAGTAGAGCGATTTAATAGGCATAAAGTCATTTATAGTGCATATGTGCAACtgaacaaagtgtgtgtgtgacggtatgTTTGTGGGCACACAGATGTGCGTATGTGAgcatttgtgtacgtgtgtatgtttgcagcTAGGGAGGCTGTTCATCGTTGGCAAACCCAGCAGTTACCACCTGCAGGGCCCACCACCCCGCCTGCCGTCCTACGAGAGCGTCCGGAAGAAGGACCGCCAGAGACTCATCCACTCCATGATCGCTGACCGCTTCGGCCTCAACGGGCCTTACTCCGACTCTGAGGTCAGTCTCTGTGTagcatggtgtgtatgtgtgtcattgGGTTGCTtcgtgtacctgtgtgtcttcTGTGTAGCCTTGTTTACGCACACGTGTGTTTCTTGCTAGCTTTGTGtacctgtgtttctgtgtgtatctTCGAGCACGGGTTTACgtgttgtacgtgtgtgtgtaaatctgtgTCACTTGCGTGTGAAGTGCACAGGGCTTGCGATACCTAAAATGTGATCTATCAGTTCAGCATCGTTTGAAGAGACCAGTCCTAGCAGCCTCACTCCCCCAGACACACCCAGGCCTTCCTGCCACACTCACAATGCTGGTGTCTGTTTCCTCTCAGCCCCCTCCAACATACGAGGAGACCCTGCGCCGCTCTGTGGAGATTTCTGCTGTGGACTTACAGTCGCCAgagaccccctcctccagcagcctcGCCTGCCCAGGACCCTCCCCTGCGGTCTGGGAAGAAGCCCCCATCTGTGGCCCCCCAGGCCTGGAGCCCATGGGCCCAGCAGCCGACCAGCAGTGATCTCTTCTGGAGGCCCTCATtgtgatggagacagaggggcCACTCAGCCTGTGCTGTCTGCCCGGGGGTCAGGAGGAGTTTGGAATGGAGGTGGCTGCGTCCTTCTGGAGGTCTCTGCTCCTGTGAGCTACTTTCCTGTGAACTGACCTGCGGACGGTTTAAAGAAGGTGTCAAAGAGCAGGAATGACGTGTACAGAGTGTTGACAAAACAAACCAAAGAAGTGTGCGTCGTTTGTGGAAGTCGTTAGAACGCCGGAACATCACGTTTTCACGTTTCCTACGTGGAAACAACTTCTTTAAGTTGTATAAGAATCCCACAGAATCCCGCCCTAGTTACTCTTGTTAATCAACAATCTGAAGCCTTCTGATTCAAGGAATAGTGTGTTTGTACAGGTAAACTCGTCTTCACGTAGACCATGCAGAACCAACTCAATGGACATGTGTTTTCACAAAATGACAAACTACTAAGGGTCATTTTTTAACCCAGGTTAAAGATTAACTAAATATTATGAAAATATACTGGAAGAACTTAAATGTGCTGATATGTACGGATCTGACTCATGCTGTGTACAGATGTAACTAAGCTAGCAAACAAAATTAAAGACAATATTTGTACATTTCTATTAAATATCCTCCTTTAAGTTATATAATAAATAACTTACCTCTTTACAGATTCTGTAAGTTAATGATGACAAAATTCCTTATGGCACAAACATTTCCATACCATAGATAGCAAGTGAGGCTCTGAAGGGAGTTACGACCTCTCTTTGACCTTTTCTACTTCTTGGAAATTCAGCTCTCGccctcctcaccacccctcAGCAGAACCCACTAGTCCTGTACACAGTCATGACTCCTCCCACTTCCTGGAGAGGATTTCCATCATGAGAGTTCTAGAAGCCGCTGGTGTTGACAGTACCAGGCACTCATCCCCTCCCTTTCATACCACCACTGCAGCTCTCCCCCAGACCTCTCAAGCTGGGCTGAGTTACTCCTTCACAGGTGCAGAAAGtctctgtgtttcagtgtgtctcCCTTCTCCATATAACTCCCAGGTTGTCCTGTAACCGGAGGTTGTATTACACAGGTTGTATTAATACGTTGGTGTCATAACACTAGCTTGTAAGCTTGTAGCTAGCAGTTAGCTTGTAAGACACAGACCCAGAGGTATGCTTTATGGTTATTAATAAGAGACTGGAGAGAACCATGATCTGTACAATAGTGACACTTTTGGTTTCTTTCAAGACCCCCTCATGGTTAGTAACAGCAGACAATGCTGTTGTCTGCTCTTGAGACCCCTTGTGGCCAGTCGACAGAACTGCAGACCAGGTTTTTCCAATCAACTGTATGGATGTATTTCCTAAATGTCAACAGATATTCATGGGATGGCTGGGGAAGTTCAGGAATTTTCACATTGGTTCTTCGATCTACTGCCTGACCATTAAAGAGTAAGCGTATGCACTTAAATACAAAACTTTATTCTTGTGACATGTATTTAGCACACAAATCTAGACAGATGACAGTTAACATACAAGTCATTCCTCCACAATCGAACACTCACATTGATGAACACAAACTCTCTATGAGTCATAAATGACCGTACTCCACCCTTGGACAGCTTCCTTTATCAGAGTTCCTTTATGACCTTATCACCACCTCACAGCACACATCTTCCCCAGGAATTCCAACTGTTCCAGAACATTCCCAAGTCGACTTCCAAGTCCACAggaagtagagaaagagagttccGGAACTTCCATACATTCCGTGTGGGATGAAAGCTGATTAAAACATGCCCACCAGTTTGAAAACTCCTTCCTGCTTTTTGGGGACGATGTTGATGAAGGTCTTGTAGAGGACAGTTCCCCTGGGAAGTTTGGTGATCACCTTAAAGGTCTCCGGGCTGCGAGGCGGAGGAACGTACACTTCCTTGGTGTAACGGACAATTCCGTCCTCCAATGCGTAGAGGGTGTTGTTGGTCCCGATGCCCACCTGGGACAGAGAAACATTACACAGAAAGAATGTGGCTGTTAAATATAATGTTCTTAATAACAAGTGCGGCGGGGAGACATACTGCCGATTTCAAGAAGTGGGTGGGACCCAGGTGTAATGACGCCTATACCCATGACCACTACACTGGTCCAGTGCAGCAGACACAATGTCCTATCACAATGATTTTTAAAGATAGTAGCCTATGGGTTTGGTCTCAACACATCAATGTACAACGTTTTAACTATTTCTCATGTCACTTGGAAaagggtgtgtgttcatgaggaTAGGAGACCTCAACCATCTCCGACTTACATGTGCTCCTGGATGCCATCTCGTTGATCTCTGCGTCGCAACGATGTTTCCAGCGTGGACAAAGTTCCCTGGTCGCGGACAAAAAGAGTACACAATGAACATCCATTCCCACTATAAGCAACATTGTCCCTTATCGCCTTGATTCTGGGTACATTAAACAAACATTGTATTCTATTGAACACATTTGTATGAGTGTGGGTGCACATAATTAAGTTACCATCCATTTTCTTGCAGCCGAAGCGGCGGCCAGGGCTCTTTCCTCCAGTGTTCTTGCTACTACCTCCCGATTTCTTGGACGCGAACCTCACCGCGTCCACGAGAGGACACTGGCACGGGAGTAGTAGGCCTTTAGGAGGTGAAACATCGTTAGGGATTAATACGTGTTTACTCACACAATTGTGGCAAAAGGTTGTTAATTATCTTGTTATCACGATTAGAGGTGTTCGCGTCCCTGTTTACTGCAGTGCCTTACGTGAGTCAGTCAATCGGTTACTTAAAACGAATCACATATTCCTACTAGCAAGCGTTCGTTGGTAGAACACGCCGCTTGTTTATGTTTTTATCTCTAGACCATAGTAAAGTTGAACGTTTATTTTAGTTATTCTTTAAATAATCTTTAAATTACCTGTTCTTGTCCTCAACATCAAGGACGTGAGCGCAGCCATCTTTAGGCACGTGATAAGTGTACGTCAATGCGTGTCCACTGATTCGTTTCCATGAACGCGCACTGAATGCTGGGAATGCGCGAAATGCGAAACTTCTACTCTAAGTTCGAGTAAAAAGAACATAGATCGTTTTAATGTGTTTTAAATCCTAGGTTAGGTTCTAACAACCCACATACAAAGTAAAAGTTCGCCAACTATCTTGAACTTAATAAAACTGCAAATAGAATAGTAATGCCACTTTGTCAGTGAGCCAATGTGTCTGGACAGTAATGGATAGTTACAGCGACTCTTCCACCAGCGATCTGGACGAGGAACTACCCGTGTACGAGTTTCTTCTACAGCCCGATCGCAGCAATCAAGCCCCCCTCACCCGTATAACGAAGCCTGACGTGGTGGTACTAGACAGCTCCGATATCGAGATCCCCGTGTCTTCCTCCCCTGTTTCTGACCTAGGGGAAGACGCGGTCTGGGAGAACCTGAGTGCCGGTGTAGGAGTGCCCGACGTCAAGATGATCAGTAGCGACGAAGAAGAAGCGCCGTACGTGCCGTTAGCACAGAGACTAAAACAGAAACAAGAAGCTGTTTCTTCGTCCTCTTTATTCATTAATGGGCAAAATGGCCGTTCGCCAAGGAATCCGTCTCCTCCAGAGTTTTCAGCACAGAGCGCTTTCTCAGAGTCAGAACCTCCGCTTCCACTATACGACCCCGAAGAGGGCTCCATGCCGCAGCTATGGCCGCCTCCTAAGCCCTCCTCCTGGGCAGGgagcacctccacctccccggcGAAAAAAAGGCCCTCCAAGCGAACACCTGCGGAGATCCAGACTTCCCGGGAGGAGgcgctgaggaggagggaggccagggagaagACGGAGGGGGAGACGCGAAAGGAGACGCGaaagcaggagcaggagagggagaaggaggagaggagggcgctCGCGCAGGCGGCCAAGGCCTTGAGGCCGGAAGAGTGCATTAAACACATTGTGGCGTGTGTGGACCCAGGTGGGTGTCTGTCCTAGGCAGAGCAGTCTCAACCTGGTCTAGGGTGGTCTTGCCGACAGAGATAGACTTTGTATATTTTTATTCACTCACCTACTGTGTAGACTATAGTAAATATGACTTATTcacgaagtgtgtgtgtgtgtgcgcgattgTATCTTTGCTGATTCACTTGCAGCACGCATACACTTGTAGAATGTTGTTTATACACATAGGGTGCATCCctgctatgtttgtgtgtctgtatatatgtgtctgtgtgtgt includes:
- the LOC136950922 gene encoding uncharacterized protein, whose amino-acid sequence is MSSNSTKNFPLTANHLTIIIASVSCLVFFFMIILLLAILYRKDPLCCRFYRGSQHHTDVPPHYHSRQSLVGCSYNQQGAGTTPGEMDPQLGRLFIVGKPSSYHLQGPPPRLPSYESVRKKDRQRLIHSMIADRFGLNGPYSDSEPPPTYEETLRRSVEISAVDLQSPETPSSSSLACPGPSPAVWEEAPICGPPGLEPMGPAADQQ
- the mrpl27 gene encoding 39S ribosomal protein L27, mitochondrial — translated: MAALTSLMLRTRTGLLLPCQCPLVDAVRFASKKSGGSSKNTGGKSPGRRFGCKKMDGNFVHAGNIVATQRSTRWHPGAHVGIGTNNTLYALEDGIVRYTKEVYVPPPRSPETFKVITKLPRGTVLYKTFINIVPKKQEGVFKLVGMF